A window of Sphingomonas adhaesiva contains these coding sequences:
- a CDS encoding branched-chain amino acid aminotransferase yields the protein MGMPPAPPCILGGPVTFAFEPHPSPVPANEREARLVDPGFGRVFTDHMAILHWSEAEGWHDGRITQRVPLTMDPASSVLHYAQEIFEGLKAYRLEDGGLALFRPEANARRLQESARRLAMPELPEDLFLESVEQLVLAERDWMPTLEGGSLYLRPFMIASEAFLGVKPSAEYLYMVLASSVGAYWKGGARAVSLWVSHDYTRAAPGGTGAAKCGGNYATSLIAQQEAIRRGCDQVVFLDAAERRWIEELGGMNIFFVFDDGSIQTPPLTGTILPGITRDSILRLARDEGLVVREEPYAIEQWRADAASGRLVESFACGTAAVVTPIGRVAGPDYEFTIGSGATGQTTARFLDRLSAIQRGRIADPYGWLRRIG from the coding sequence ATGGGCATGCCGCCCGCTCCGCCGTGCATCCTTGGAGGTCCCGTGACTTTCGCGTTCGAACCGCATCCGTCCCCCGTCCCCGCCAACGAGCGGGAAGCGCGGCTGGTAGATCCGGGGTTCGGCCGCGTCTTCACCGACCATATGGCGATCCTCCACTGGTCGGAGGCGGAGGGCTGGCACGACGGCCGCATCACGCAGCGCGTGCCGCTGACGATGGACCCCGCCTCCTCGGTGCTTCATTACGCGCAGGAGATTTTCGAGGGGCTGAAGGCGTACCGGCTGGAGGACGGCGGGCTCGCGCTGTTCCGCCCGGAGGCGAACGCGCGCCGGTTGCAGGAGTCCGCCCGCCGGCTCGCCATGCCCGAATTGCCCGAGGACCTGTTCCTCGAATCGGTCGAGCAACTGGTGCTGGCCGAGCGCGACTGGATGCCGACGCTGGAGGGCGGGTCGCTGTACCTGCGCCCGTTCATGATCGCATCGGAGGCGTTCCTGGGCGTGAAGCCGTCGGCGGAGTATCTCTACATGGTGCTCGCCTCGTCGGTCGGCGCCTATTGGAAGGGCGGGGCGCGCGCCGTGTCGCTGTGGGTCAGCCACGATTACACGCGCGCGGCGCCCGGCGGCACCGGGGCGGCCAAGTGCGGCGGCAATTACGCGACCAGCCTGATCGCGCAGCAGGAGGCGATCCGCCGCGGCTGCGACCAGGTCGTCTTCCTCGACGCGGCGGAGCGCCGCTGGATCGAGGAACTGGGCGGCATGAACATCTTCTTCGTCTTCGACGACGGCTCGATCCAGACGCCGCCGCTGACCGGCACGATCCTGCCCGGGATCACGCGCGATTCGATCCTGCGGCTGGCGCGCGACGAGGGGCTGGTGGTGCGCGAGGAGCCTTATGCGATCGAGCAGTGGCGGGCCGATGCGGCGAGCGGCCGCCTGGTCGAGAGCTTCGCCTGCGGCACCGCCGCGGTGGTGACCCCGATCGGTCGCGTCGCCGGTCCGGACTATGAGTTCACGATCGGCAGCGGCGCCACGGGTCAAACGACCGCGCGCTTCCTCGACCGCCTGAGCGCGATCCAGCGCGGCCGGATCGCCGATCCGTACGGCTGGCTGCGTCGTATCGGTTGA
- a CDS encoding DNA N-6-adenine-methyltransferase, producing the protein MLIAALVEARRSSGVSQSTLAARIGVPLQKIKRLERGVGSVETLVAVMTALDFRLTGLAPGKTLGEKLRASRLRRGWTLEKAASRARMSRTTLASLERGGGSVASLLRLLTVLAPKVRRRAMERAHWGEGDKADRDVRFTPPEFLARINDAFGAIDLDPCGHALSPVVAKRRILLEEGGDGFVDDWSGGLAFVNPPFSKTQLWLKRAHDQWWRGNVASVVCLVPVRTDSRWFHETLTAEADIFFLLGRLRFADIRGRSQHTPHSLMLVAFGTSAEQRARWAEIAEGYWLARSRGLASLPDRPVVDDDAARDIDAALDQPAQARLGAGDALLDVGVSGLEGQVDDLARREAEAATHMRMRQQQRARAGRRQPQLAAGV; encoded by the coding sequence GAACGAGGCGTCGGTTCGGTCGAGACCCTTGTCGCGGTGATGACCGCGCTCGACTTTCGGCTGACCGGCCTCGCACCGGGCAAGACCCTTGGCGAAAAACTGCGCGCCAGCCGGCTTCGGCGTGGCTGGACGCTGGAGAAGGCGGCTTCGCGTGCGCGCATGTCGCGCACGACGCTCGCCAGCCTCGAGCGCGGCGGCGGATCGGTCGCCAGCCTGCTCCGCCTGTTGACCGTGCTGGCGCCGAAAGTCCGGCGCCGCGCCATGGAGCGTGCCCATTGGGGCGAAGGCGACAAGGCCGACCGTGACGTCCGCTTCACCCCGCCCGAGTTCCTGGCCAGGATCAACGATGCGTTCGGCGCGATCGATCTCGACCCGTGCGGTCATGCGCTGAGCCCCGTGGTCGCGAAGCGCCGCATCCTCCTTGAGGAAGGCGGCGACGGGTTCGTCGACGACTGGTCCGGCGGTCTCGCCTTTGTCAATCCACCCTTTTCCAAGACGCAGCTCTGGCTGAAACGGGCGCACGACCAATGGTGGCGGGGGAATGTCGCCAGCGTCGTCTGCCTCGTCCCCGTGCGCACCGATTCCCGCTGGTTCCACGAGACCTTGACCGCCGAGGCGGACATCTTCTTCCTGCTAGGCCGGCTGCGGTTCGCCGACATCCGCGGCCGGTCGCAGCACACGCCCCATTCGTTGATGCTGGTGGCGTTCGGCACCTCGGCCGAACAGCGGGCACGCTGGGCGGAGATCGCCGAGGGGTATTGGCTGGCCCGCTCACGCGGGCTCGCCTCACTGCCAGATCGGCCAGTCGTTGATGACGACGCGGCCCGCGACATCGACGCCGCGCTCGACCAGCCGGCGCAGGCGCGCCTCGGCGCGGGCGATGCCCTGCTCGACGTCGGCGTGAGCGGGCTTGAAGGGCAGGTGGATGATCTCGCCCGGCGCGAGGCGGAAGCTGCCACGCACATGCGGATGCGGCAGCAGCAGCGCGCGCGCGCCGGTCGGCGACAGCCACAGCTTGCAGCCGGGGTGTGA
- a CDS encoding YbjN domain-containing protein, which translates to MLDHADTDAEPDAPLDMLESYFMAHGWPCERHDEEITASVKGSWTEYELRALWREEDGVLQLLAFPDVKVADNRRGRIYETLSLINEQLWTGHFELWSSSGILLYRNATVIEQRDGEATMSLATAELLVESALDECERFYPVFQFVLWGGKTPAEAIAAAMVETQGEA; encoded by the coding sequence ATGCTCGATCATGCCGATACCGATGCGGAGCCGGACGCCCCGCTGGACATGCTGGAATCCTATTTCATGGCGCACGGCTGGCCGTGCGAACGCCATGACGAGGAAATCACCGCATCGGTCAAGGGCAGCTGGACCGAGTACGAACTGCGCGCGCTGTGGCGTGAGGAGGACGGCGTCCTCCAGTTGCTCGCCTTCCCCGATGTGAAGGTGGCGGACAATCGCCGCGGCCGCATCTACGAGACGCTGTCGCTCATCAACGAGCAGTTGTGGACCGGGCATTTCGAATTGTGGTCGTCGAGCGGTATCCTGCTGTACCGCAACGCGACCGTAATCGAGCAGCGCGACGGCGAGGCGACCATGTCGCTCGCCACCGCGGAGCTGCTGGTCGAATCCGCGCTCGACGAGTGCGAGCGCTTCTATCCCGTGTTCCAGTTCGTGCTGTGGGGGGGCAAGACCCCGGCCGAGGCGATCGCCGCGGCGATGGTGGAAACGCAGGGCGAGGCCTGA
- a CDS encoding pyrroline-5-carboxylate reductase family protein, with product MIGCGNMGSAMLRRWVDSGVLRGGDVDVVNRRDRALPHGVRQARDLPPTPVPDVVVLGIKPQQLGEVAERYAWRVAEAPLLVSMLAGADPAALSAAFPGPVAVQTMPNLPVELGRGVVAIHAPDAPADARATVDRLMVPLGLVEWFDDAARFAAAGALSGTGPAFLFRMIDALAAGGVALGLSRAEADAIALATVEGAAAMAAASEHSPAALADAVASPGGMTRAGLNVLDEDRALAALFERTLQAVARRGAEMAATR from the coding sequence ATGATCGGCTGCGGCAACATGGGATCGGCCATGTTGCGGCGCTGGGTGGACAGCGGCGTGTTGCGCGGCGGGGACGTCGACGTCGTCAACCGCCGCGACCGTGCGCTGCCCCATGGCGTGCGGCAGGCGCGCGACCTGCCCCCGACGCCCGTGCCGGACGTCGTCGTCCTGGGGATCAAGCCGCAGCAGCTGGGCGAGGTCGCCGAGCGCTACGCGTGGCGCGTCGCGGAGGCCCCGCTGCTGGTGTCGATGCTGGCCGGGGCGGACCCCGCGGCGCTGTCCGCTGCCTTTCCGGGGCCGGTGGCGGTCCAGACGATGCCCAACCTGCCGGTCGAGCTGGGGCGGGGCGTCGTGGCGATCCACGCGCCCGACGCGCCTGCCGACGCACGCGCGACGGTCGACCGGCTGATGGTGCCGCTGGGGCTGGTCGAGTGGTTCGACGACGCGGCGCGATTCGCCGCGGCGGGGGCGCTTTCGGGAACGGGACCGGCGTTCCTGTTCCGCATGATCGATGCCCTGGCCGCCGGCGGCGTCGCGCTGGGCCTGTCGCGGGCGGAGGCGGATGCGATCGCGCTGGCCACGGTCGAGGGCGCCGCGGCGATGGCGGCGGCGAGCGAGCACTCGCCCGCGGCGCTGGCCGATGCGGTGGCGAGCCCCGGCGGGATGACGCGCGCCGGCCTCAACGTGCTGGACGAGGACCGCGCGCTGGCGGCGTTGTTCGAGCGCACGCTGCAAGCGGTGGCCCGGCGCGGCGCGGAGATGGCGGCGACCCGATAA
- a CDS encoding HNH endonuclease, whose protein sequence is MAFGVFIHRSDSIYDDTPAERYQFPPQYLSRVRACIGDWIVYYEPRKVPGTRGYFAVAKVEQVIADPSAPGMYLALIELGSYLDFSNPVPFADGDGAVIERGVLNEAGRISGRAQAAVRGLSASDFARIVDLGLAEDNVLLPRVGASEAPSAVREERIPFGFDETRERVSMLVSRVVRDRVFRRIVLRAYDERCAVTGLKLINGGGRAEVEAAHIRPVEADGPDIVSNGLALSGTAHWMFDRGLISLADDASILVSRQANDPDSIRSVINPSGRAILPGRPGDRPHPHFLRWHRENCFKL, encoded by the coding sequence ATGGCTTTCGGCGTCTTCATCCACCGGTCGGACTCAATCTACGATGACACGCCGGCCGAGCGCTATCAGTTCCCGCCTCAATATCTCAGCCGGGTCCGCGCCTGCATCGGCGACTGGATCGTCTATTACGAGCCGCGCAAGGTGCCCGGCACGCGCGGGTATTTCGCCGTGGCAAAGGTCGAGCAGGTGATTGCCGACCCAAGCGCTCCCGGCATGTACCTCGCGCTGATCGAACTCGGCAGTTACCTCGACTTCTCGAACCCGGTTCCCTTCGCCGACGGTGATGGGGCCGTGATCGAACGCGGCGTGCTCAACGAGGCTGGGCGTATATCGGGTCGGGCTCAGGCGGCTGTGCGAGGGCTGTCCGCGTCCGACTTCGCCCGCATCGTCGACCTTGGTCTGGCGGAGGATAATGTGCTGTTGCCGCGGGTCGGTGCCTCCGAAGCGCCGTCGGCGGTTCGAGAGGAGCGAATACCGTTCGGCTTCGACGAGACGCGCGAGCGTGTAAGCATGCTCGTTTCCCGCGTCGTGCGTGACCGTGTTTTCCGCCGCATCGTGCTGCGCGCATATGACGAGCGATGCGCGGTCACGGGGCTCAAGCTAATCAACGGCGGCGGGCGGGCCGAGGTCGAGGCCGCGCACATTCGGCCGGTCGAGGCGGACGGGCCGGATATCGTGAGCAATGGCCTGGCTCTTTCCGGCACGGCGCATTGGATGTTCGATCGCGGGCTCATCAGCCTGGCTGACGACGCCAGCATCCTCGTCTCTCGTCAGGCGAACGATCCGGACAGCATCCGCTCGGTCATCAATCCGAGCGGGCGAGCGATCTTGCCAGGCCGCCCCGGCGACCGGCCGCATCCGCATTTCCTGCGCTGGCACCGGGAGAACTGCTTCAAGCTGTGA
- a CDS encoding MarR family transcriptional regulator, with the protein MAATTPSASPQFLRESEIRRGIELLYFGNSHITRSIDRGLARQGLGRAHHRALYFIARKPDMPVSDLLALLAITKQSLGRVLNELIDRELVETRPGERDRRQRLLRLTPAGVELEAGLYDALRERLSAAYLRAGQGAVSGFWSVLEGLIPADEMPRVEALRNGG; encoded by the coding sequence ATGGCTGCCACAACCCCCTCCGCCTCACCGCAATTCCTGCGCGAATCCGAGATCCGCCGCGGCATCGAGCTGCTGTATTTCGGCAACAGCCACATCACGCGCTCGATCGATCGCGGGCTGGCGCGGCAGGGACTGGGGCGCGCGCACCACCGTGCCCTGTATTTCATCGCGCGCAAGCCCGACATGCCGGTCAGCGACCTGCTGGCGTTGCTGGCGATCACGAAACAGTCGCTGGGGCGCGTGCTCAACGAGCTGATCGACCGCGAACTGGTGGAAACGCGTCCGGGCGAGCGCGACCGGCGGCAGCGGCTGCTGCGGCTGACCCCGGCGGGGGTCGAGCTGGAGGCGGGACTGTACGATGCGCTGCGCGAGCGGCTGTCGGCGGCCTATCTGCGTGCCGGTCAGGGGGCGGTCAGCGGATTCTGGTCGGTGCTGGAGGGACTGATCCCGGCGGACGAAATGCCGCGAGTGGAGGCGCTGCGCAACGGCGGGTGA
- a CDS encoding DUF6538 domain-containing protein, with product MASVQHVYRRGAMFWWRRCLPLFSFKKLDIRLSLRTADRQVARERGAALTAATREVVRMLEQRVRAADARPTEDELQAIARQAYAEKLAQFCDDQRAYPHHAVDHERANRTWADYYDRLVRNGGHAAMLDGEEQAWRMMGWDAQRVANLRVAIAHVEEGNPPISRRFVDHYLREFGYEPHDGLRRMVERALHPAYRDACLEAERRRRSAIEPASASPYAEPAQASATATAGNRSSADQGAYFSDFIEAAIAALVANERWDGKSGRQARSTIALFELLIGRKKLGAYHQDDLTAFMKKLRFVPKQYDMTRAESRESILNHVAAGETAAEKADGKPIVGERSNRTRNRHLSSLAAIVRWGITNKKGKPDITFDKQFAIVSKRKRARSERPATSKDDVATLFAMPTWTGSQPHRGGTGAAILRARVTPGDAIVHDAFYWVPLLLYYTGARREEICKLCPGDVKLEPIPHIFIDFTDFGRIKNDQSVRPVPLHRELVRLGFLQFVEECRKREYPVLFPELTPTNDVQKFGDIYYKNVWANLKRAAKLADDATNHGMRHRFSTDLKAKKVFSEFRRDVMGQGGLDINEERYSDTAAMEILKGIIEELPSVTDALQPGKAIVPPRVIRRPKPSMRRK from the coding sequence GTGGCCTCGGTCCAGCATGTCTATCGCCGCGGCGCCATGTTCTGGTGGCGGCGCTGTCTCCCTTTGTTCTCGTTCAAGAAACTTGATATACGTCTATCCCTGCGCACGGCCGATCGGCAGGTGGCGCGGGAACGAGGCGCCGCGCTGACCGCTGCGACGCGGGAGGTGGTAAGAATGTTGGAGCAGCGCGTGAGGGCGGCCGACGCGCGTCCGACCGAGGACGAACTCCAGGCAATCGCACGGCAGGCGTACGCGGAGAAGCTGGCGCAATTCTGCGATGATCAAAGAGCTTACCCGCATCATGCGGTCGATCACGAGCGCGCCAACCGAACGTGGGCCGACTACTACGACCGGCTCGTCCGCAACGGCGGCCATGCAGCAATGCTGGATGGCGAGGAACAGGCGTGGCGGATGATGGGCTGGGATGCGCAGCGCGTGGCCAACCTGCGCGTCGCGATCGCGCACGTCGAAGAGGGAAATCCGCCGATCTCACGGCGCTTCGTCGATCATTACCTTCGCGAATTCGGATACGAGCCGCATGATGGCCTGCGCCGCATGGTCGAGCGGGCACTCCATCCGGCCTATCGCGACGCTTGTCTTGAGGCCGAGCGACGCCGACGGAGCGCGATCGAGCCGGCATCGGCATCGCCTTACGCGGAGCCTGCTCAGGCCAGTGCGACCGCCACGGCCGGAAACCGATCATCGGCCGACCAAGGTGCGTATTTCAGCGACTTTATCGAGGCGGCGATCGCCGCCTTGGTCGCCAATGAACGATGGGATGGAAAATCTGGACGTCAGGCGCGCAGTACCATCGCCCTGTTCGAACTGCTGATCGGTCGCAAGAAGCTGGGGGCTTATCATCAGGACGATCTGACCGCGTTTATGAAAAAGCTCCGGTTCGTGCCCAAGCAGTACGACATGACGAGGGCCGAAAGCCGTGAAAGCATCCTCAACCATGTGGCAGCGGGGGAGACGGCGGCGGAGAAGGCTGATGGCAAACCCATTGTCGGCGAACGCTCAAATCGGACGCGAAACCGACACCTATCGAGCCTTGCGGCGATCGTTCGCTGGGGCATTACAAACAAGAAGGGCAAGCCTGACATCACGTTCGACAAGCAGTTCGCGATCGTATCCAAGCGCAAGCGCGCTCGATCGGAACGTCCGGCGACCTCCAAGGACGATGTGGCAACGCTATTCGCCATGCCGACGTGGACGGGCTCGCAGCCTCATCGCGGCGGCACTGGCGCGGCTATCTTGAGAGCACGCGTTACGCCTGGTGATGCGATCGTCCATGATGCGTTCTATTGGGTGCCGCTTCTCCTCTACTATACCGGTGCCCGGCGGGAGGAAATCTGTAAATTGTGCCCGGGTGACGTGAAGCTGGAACCCATTCCGCATATCTTCATCGACTTTACGGATTTCGGTCGCATCAAGAACGACCAATCGGTTCGCCCTGTGCCATTGCATCGAGAATTGGTTCGTCTGGGTTTCCTTCAGTTCGTTGAGGAATGCCGGAAGCGGGAATATCCGGTCCTTTTTCCCGAGCTGACGCCGACCAACGACGTGCAGAAGTTCGGCGACATCTATTACAAGAACGTATGGGCTAATCTGAAGCGGGCTGCAAAACTCGCTGACGACGCGACAAATCACGGTATGCGGCATCGTTTTTCGACGGACCTGAAGGCGAAGAAGGTCTTCAGTGAGTTCCGCCGCGACGTGATGGGACAGGGCGGCCTCGACATCAACGAGGAACGGTATAGCGATACGGCGGCGATGGAGATCCTGAAGGGGATTATCGAGGAATTGCCATCCGTCACGGACGCACTCCAACCGGGCAAGGCGATCGTGCCGCCTAGGGTAATCCGCCGCCCGAAGCCGAGCATGCGTCGTAAGTAA